Proteins from one Nilaparvata lugens isolate BPH chromosome 10, ASM1435652v1, whole genome shotgun sequence genomic window:
- the LOC111063139 gene encoding RNA-splicing ligase RtcB homolog yields the protein MVVRQYNEEMSYLEKTSPFSWKIKKGFQPNMNVEGVFYVNQHLEKLMLDELRNACRPGMIGGFLPGVKQIANVAALPGIVGRSVGLPDVHSGYGFAIGNMAAFDMSDPTSVVSPGGVGFDINCGVRLLRTNLMEKDVLPVKEQLAQSMFDHIPVGVGSKGIIPMNARDLEEALEMGMDWSLREGYVWAEDKEHCEEYGRMLNADPSKVSMRAKKRGLPQLGTLGAGNHYAEIQVVDEIYDKWAASKMGIESKGQICVMIHSGSRGFGHQVATDALVEMEKAMKRDKIETNDRQLACARINSVEGQNYLKSMAAAANFAWVNRSSMTFLSRQAFAKQFNMTPDDLDMHVIYDVSHNIAKVEEHMVDGKLKTLLVHRKGSTRAFPPHHPLIPVDYQLTGQPVLIGGTMGTCSYVLTGTETGMKETFGSTCHGAGRALSRAKSRRNLDYTQVLQKLESQGISIRVASPKLVMEEAPESYKNVTDVVDTCDAVGISKKAIKLRPIAVIKG from the exons ATGGTTGTCCGTCAATATAATGAAGAAATGTCCTACTTGGAAAAAACATCGCCTTTTTCATGGAAAATAAAAAAGGGATTCCAGCCAAACATGAAT GTGGAAGGAGTGTTCTATGTGAATCAACATCTTGAGAAGTTAATGTTGGATGAACTTCGTAATGCCTGTCGTCCAGGTATGATTGGTGGCTTTCTTCCCGGAGTCAAGCAGATTGCAAATGTCGCTGCCTTACCCGGAATTGTTGGACGATCTGTTGGTCTACCTGATGTACATTCTGGATACGGATTTGCAATTG GGAATATGGCTGCATTTGACATGAGTGATCCCACATCAGTGGTTTCACCTGGAGGAGTCGGTTTTGATATCAATTGTGGAGTTCGACTTCTGAGAACCAATCTTATGGAGAAGGATGTGCTTCCTGTCAAG GAGCAACTAGCTCAGAGCATGTTTGACCATATTCCGGTGGGAGTTGGGTCAAAGGGAATAATTCCAATGAACGCTAGAGATCTGGAAGAAGCACTTGAAATGGGAATGGATTGGTCACTTAGAGAAG GATATGTTTGGGCTGAAGACAAAGAGCATTGTGAAGAATATGGTCGAATGTTGAATGCGGATCCATCTAAAGTCAGTATGCGAGCTAAAAAGAGAGGTCTACCACAG CTGGGAACGTTAGGAGCTGGAAATCATTATGCTGAAATTCAAGTAGTTGACGAAATCTATGATAAATGGGCAGCGAGTAAAATGGGAATCGAAAGTAAAGGACAGATTTGTGTTATGATCCATTCTGGAAGTAGAGGATTCGGTCATCAAGTTGCTACAG ATGCTCTAGTCGAAATGGAAAAAGCAAtgaaaagagataaaattgaaactaaCGATAGACAACTGGCGTGTGCTAGAATCAATTCTGTGGAAGGACAGAACTATTTGAAGTCAATGGCAGCGGCTGCTAATTTTGCTTGGGTTAATCGCAGCTCTATGACATTCCTGAGTAGACAG GCATTTGCAAAGCAGTTCAACATGACACCAGATGACTTGGATATGCATGTGATCTACGATGTTTCTCACAACATTGCCAAAGTTGAGGAGCATATGGTTGATGGAAAACTCAAAACACTCCTAGTCCATCGGAAG GGTTCAACTAGAGCTTTTCCTCCCCATCATCCACTAATTCCCGTTGACTACCAGCTGACTGGCCAACCAGTATTGATTGGAGGCACAATGGGAACATGCAGTTATGTTCTGACCGGTACTGAAACCGGAATGAAGGAGACTTTTGGATCGACTTGTCACGGAGCG GGTCGAGCTCTCTCCAGAGCGAAATCAAGACGCAATCTGGACTACACCCAGGTTCTGCAGAAACTGGAAAGTCAAGGTATTTCAATCAGAGTGGCATCTCCCAAGCTAGTCATGGAAGAAGCGCCTGAGTCATACAAAAATGTCACTGATGTTGTTGATACATGTGACGCTGTAGGTATTAGCAAGAAAGCCATCAAATTGAGGCCTATTGCTGTGATAAAAGGATAA
- the LOC111063149 gene encoding TLC domain-containing protein 2 translates to MFSIKYEDYFDENFNSGYIIALVTSLLFFTNSIFLLSVLVPKSARDSNHQEWKWRNIANSFIHSSITGCGACVYFWHYPNMGEDLIFLHNNASHFLIAFSMGYFLYDFIDMLINDFKPKTYTLFVHHVMVVMGFGIAMITYRYEGYVLCSLFIEINSIFLHLRQLMLIQQWGREGILYRINNTFNLGTFVVFRFLVMGWLTRFLVQHRQDFSAIAFRIAALALAVIMVLNIGLLLRILKSDFQQCHSHKGSSSDIKTQLVDRVKAR, encoded by the exons atgttttccataAAATATGAAGATTATTTCGACGAAAATTTCAATAGTGGCTATATTATAGCGCTTGTCACTTCtctcttattttttactaacaGTATTTTTTTGTTGAGTGTCCTTGTACCAAAAAGCGCGAGGGATAGTAACCATCAGGAATGGAAATGGAGAAACATTGCAAACTCTTTTATTCATTCCAGTATTACTGGATGTGGCGCTTGTGTTTA CTTTTGGCACTATCCGAATATGGGTGAAGATTTGATCTTCCTTCACAATAATGCTTCCCACTTTTTGATTGCTTTTTCAATGG GTTATTTTCTGTATGATTTCATTGATATGCTGATAAATGATTTCAAACCAAAGACGTACACTCTTTTCGTCCATCATGTAATG GTCGTTATGGGATTTGGAATAGCTATGATTACCTACCGTTATGAAGGCTACGTTCTATGCTCGCTATTCATTGAAATAAACAGCATATTCCTCCACTTGAGGCAGCTAATGTTGATTCAGCAATGGGGAAGGGAGGGAATTCTCTATCGTATCAACAACACCTTTAATTTAG GAACATTTGTTGTCTTCCGCTTCCTTGTAATGGGCTGGCTCACTAGATTTTTGGTACAACACAGACAAGATTTCTCTGCAATCGCTTTCAGGATTGCTGCGCTTG CTCTTGCAGTGATCATGGTTTTGAACATAGGTCTGCTGCTACGTATCCTGAAGTCGGACTTCCAACAATGTCACTCTCACAAAGGGAGCTCGTCAGACATAAAGACGCAGCTGGTCGACCGCGTCAAAGCCAGATAG